A genomic stretch from Leptodactylus fuscus isolate aLepFus1 chromosome 10, aLepFus1.hap2, whole genome shotgun sequence includes:
- the HHEX gene encoding hematopoietically-expressed homeobox protein HHEX → MQYQQHSSSTGMGLSVPLYAPTPLQPVHPTPFYIDDILGRNAASNGTPAMPTPTLPSPNSSFTSLVTTYRTPVYEPTPIHPAFTHPAALAATYGASTFQSPLYPFSRPMSEYTHALIRHDSLGKPLLWSPFIQRPLHKRKGGQVRFSNDQTIELEKKFETQKYLSPPERKRLAKMLQLSERQVKTWFQNRRAKWRRLKQENPQGNKKEETESLENDCEEGQENCLSLEQKNKDSSLDGSQCSPSPNSQENMDTDISDDSDEEVDIEGDKGFYKCPH, encoded by the exons ATGCAGTACCAGCAGCACTCTAGCTCCACTGGCATGGGTCTCAGTGTGCCCCTATACGCCCCCACCCCACTGCAGCCTGTTCACCCTACACCTTTTTACATTGATGACATCCTTGGAAGGAATGCAGCGTCTAATGGGACCCCAGCTATGCCCACCCCAACTCTACCATCTCCTAATTCTTCATTCACAAGCCTGGTGACAACCTACAGGACCCCAGTCTACGAGCCCACCCCGATACACCCTGCCTTTACCCACCCTGCAGCCCTGGCAGCCACCTATGGAGCTAGCACCTTCCAGAGCCCCCTGTACCCCTTCTCCAGACCTATGAGTGAATATACCCACGCCCTGATCCGACACGACTCTCTGG GTAAACCTCTTCTTTGGAGTCCATTCATACAGAGACCTCTTCATAAAAGAAAAGGGGGACAAGTGCGGTTCTCAAACGATCAGACAATTGAGCTGGAAAAAAAGTTTGAGACACAAAAATATTTGTCTCCTCCAGAAAGGAAAAGACTGGCCAAGATGCTGCAGCTCAGTGAGAGACAG GTGAAAACTTGGTTCCAAAACAGAAGAGCCAAATGGAGGCGTCTTAAACAG GAAAACCCCCAGGGAAATAAGAAAGAAGAAACCGAAAGTCTAGAAAACGACTGCGAGGAGGGTCAGGAAAACTGTTTAAGTcttgagcagaaaaataaagactcTTCTCTGGATGGTTCTCAATGTTCCCCTTCCCCCAATTCCCAGGAGAATATGGACACAGATATCTCAGATGATTCTGATGAAGAGGTGGACATTGAAGGAGACAAAGGGTTCTATAAGTGTCCCCATTGA